CATAAGTACCGGAAGGACCCCCTCCAAAACCATTGCAAACACCAATAATATCGGCAGAAACGATAACCGGATTTGAGCCGGGTCCGCAAGGATTGGGCTGTGCTTGAACTATGATAGCAAATAAGCAGCAAAAAGAGAGGGTAAGGAGTAAACTTTTGATCATAATAAAATAGTTTTGCGATTTGGTGAGAACCGAAACTTGTCATTTGGATAGGTAGAAGTAAATATACTTTTCAAGTAAAGCCACCATTTATTGATTGATGAAAAAGTAGGTATTTTTTTGAATGTTGAGCTGCATGTAACTGGATTTGCCTGCCTTGTGGAACCTGCGCCTGAATGACGGGTATTACCTAAGTGTTTGGTTATTGTTACGAGTCGGTAAAGTCTTTCATGTTTATCGTATCAGCGTAACATTCCCTTTCAGGTTTTCTTCTGTTCCGTCCTTGTAGCGGACATTTGCTATATAATTATATACCCCAAGTTCGGCATCTTTTCCGTGATAGCGGCCATCCCAGCCTTGGCTGATGTCGGATGTATAACCACCGTCATAGACTTTTTGCCCCATACGGTTCCAAACCGATAACCGGTAGCTTTCTATATTGTATCCGGCAACTCGGAAGATGTTGTTGATGGCATCGCCGTTAGGAGAGAAAGCATTGGGTATGAGCATACGGTTGGGCATTCGGACATCTATGTCAATGCTTGCCGAAGCTGTGCAGCCAAATATATCAGTAACAAGTACGGTATAAGTGGTTGGATCGAGGGGGTAAAATGTGCAGATGCTGTCCTGACAGGCGAAGGGAAGGCCGCCTGCCGTCCATTCGTAAGTCAGACTGCCCCAAAGTCCGAACGCGTTCACGCTTAATGTTACCGGTTCTCCGTATTGAACCAGGAGTAAATCGGCGGACAGGGTTGCGCCGATGCTTTCCGTCAAACAGATGTATTGTTCAGTCATGCAACTCACCACAGTTGTATTACCTGCTCCGCAATTTTCCGAAGCGGAAACGGTGAAGCTGAAAGTATATTCGGTATCGGGAGCTAAACCGGTAAAGGTGTAATCTAATACATCGGGTAACAGGGCGATTGGTGTATTGCCATTCAGACTGATTTCATAACCCGTTGCACCGCTCACTGTTTCCCAAGCGATGACAATTTCATTTTCTGTCGCGCTCAGACAGGTGAGGACAGGCGTTGTTATCAACTCACTGACATTTGCCGTAGCGGAAGCCGTGCAACCGAGCGCATCGGTAACGGTTACGCCGTAACTTCCCGCACCGATATTGGTAAGGGAGGCATCGGCACTAAAGTTGCTCCAAAGATAGGTATAGGGGGGCTGTCCGTCAGATATGTTCAGACTGATGCCGCCGTTGGTTTCTCCGCAATCGGCATCGGTAATAATGGTAACTGCGGAGAGGGTACTTTGTGCACAAGGGTCGGGCAGGGTAGTGCAGGTTATTTGTGCGGGTTCACTATTAATACAGGTCGGTAACATAAGTACGTTAAGAGTAAACGTATAATCGGTATCGGTAGCTAAACCGGTAAAGGTGTAGTCTATTACGTCGGGTAACAGGGCGATAGGGGTATTGCCGTTCAGACTGATTTCATAACCTATTGCCCCGATGACCATTTCCCAAGCGATGACAATTTCAGTTTGTGTCGCGCTCAGACAGATGAGGACAGGCATTGTTATCAACTCACTGACATTTGCAATAGCGGATACAGTACAACCGAGCGCATCGGTAACGGTAACGCTGTAACTCCCTGCGCCGATATTGGTAAGAGAGGCATCGGCACTAAAATCATTCCATAGATAAGTATAGGGAGGCTGTCCATCCGATATGTTCAGACTGATGCTGCCGTTGGTTTCTCCACAATCGGCATCGGCAATAATGGTAACTGCGGATAGGGTACTTTGTGCGCAAGGGTCGGGCAGGGTAGTGCAGGTTACTTGGACAGGCTGACCATTGTTGCAAGATGGCGGCGCAAGTACCAATAGGGATATCGTGTATTCAGTATCGGGAGCTAAACCGGTAAAGGTGTAGTCTATTACATCGGGTAACAAGGCGATTGGGGTATCGCCATTCAGACTGATTTCATAACCCGTTGCCCCGATGACCATTTCCCAAGTGATGACAATTTCAGTTTCTGTCGCGCTCAGACAGGTAAGTACAGGAGTTGTTATCAACTCACTGACATTTGCAATAGCGGAAGCAGTGCAACCGAGCGCATCGGTAACGGTAACGGCGTAACTTCCCGCACCGATATTAGTAAGGTTGGCATCGGTGCTAAAATCGTTCCATAGATAAGTATAGGGAGGCTGTCCATCTGATATGTTCAGACTGATGCTGCCGTTGGTTTCTCCACAATCGGCATCGGTAATAATGGTAACTGCGGAGAGGGTACTTTGTGCGCAAGGGTCGGGCAGGGTAGTGCAGGTTACTTGAGCAGGCAGACCATTGTTGCAAGACGGAGGTGCAAGTGCCAATAGGATTATCGTGTAATCGGTATCGGGAGATAAACCTGTAAAGGTGTAATCTAATATATCGGGAGTTAAGGTGATAGGTACATCACCATCCAGACTGATTTCATAACCCGTTGCGCCGATGGCCGTTTCCCAGTAAACCGTCAATTCGTTATTTGAAACATTCAGGCAGTTTAGGGTTGAAGCATCAATGGGTAGTCCGGCAATGGTGAAACTTGCCGTTACTGAGCATCCTCCTGCATCGGTAACAGTGAGGTCGTAAACACCGACAGGCAGGTTAAAGCGGTCTTCGTCAGTTGACATATCTGACCACATAAACTGATAAGGTGGAGAAACGCCGGATACGGTGATTTGAATCATGCCGTCGGAATCCCCACAGGCGGCATCGGTTACGGAATCGGTAGTGATGTTCAAAATTTCAGCACCAAAAACAGTGATGGTTTCGCAATAGGTTTCAGAGCAAACATCGGCATCGGCGGCAGTATTGATCGTTGTCAAACATACATTGTAGTTGCCCGAAAAACTGTAAACATGGATAGGGTTGGGAATACTTGACGTGTTTCCGTCTCCGAAATTCCATTCATATTCTAATGTTCCATTTCCGTCCGACAGAGAGGTGAACAAAACTTCCGTGCAGTTATTTTCAAAGATAAAAGAAGAACTGACAATGCAATCCAAACAATCCAAGAGGTTGAGGCTGATGACATCCGAAGTGTCCTTACATCCCCAGACGGTTGTGATTTGAAGTTGGTAATCGCCGGACTGAGGCGGCACAAACTCGTTGGAAGTTGCACCTGCAACGGGCAAACCGTTAAGCAACCATTGATAACCGGTATAGATATTGGGCACCATGAAAGTATCGAGTTCACAAAAATCGTAACAACCTACCGGAATGGCAGACATATCTCCACCGCTATTGACCAGAACGGTTTTGCTGTTCGCTGCGACACATCCGTCTGCATTGGTTACCGAAACGGTATAGGTGCCGGGAGAGTCAACAGTAATGATGTTTCCTACATGTCCGGTATTCCATACAAAATTGCTGAGGGATAAATGAGTTGCCGTCAAACCAACACTTTCTCCTTCACAAATATGCAAATATGGTGACAAATAAGAGGAGTATGGATAAATATGTGGCGGATTGATATTGCTGCGTTGCAGATTTACCACGTCAGAAACATTAAAACACCCGCTTTCCGGATCTGTTACGGTTACATGCAGATTTATTCCCGAAGCAGGAATACCTGAATGATGAATGGTGACGGACGGGCTATTCATGCCGTTACTCCAAGAATATAGATAACTCGGACCGGCATCGGCATTTAATGTAACAGATGTTCCCGGACAAAGCACAAGCGAACTGATGTTGGGAGAAATGACCGCCGGTGGCAGAGGCTCAATATTAACCGGTGCAGATGGTGTGGTAAACTGGCATCCGTTGGACTGAGTAACCGTAACGTTATAAATTCCGGATTGCCAAACACTGATACTGCCGCTCGTCATTGCATTCGACCATTGATAAGTAGCACCCGTTGGGGCGGTGAGTGTGATGGTTTCCCATCCGCAAGCAGTGGGAGGACTCAGCGAAATCGTACCGGAGTTTACGGGCAATACTTCAATGGTTTGAACGCCGGAATTGGTACAACCTATATTGTCAGTAACGGTCATGTTGACGTTATATGTTCCGGCCGTAAGATAACTCTGTTCGGGAAATTGGGTTGAAACGGCGGCTCCGTTGCCGAAAGTCCAGTCCCATAAGATGGCATCGGGGTTGACAGCAGGGGTAAATGCCGCCGGAGTTCCCTCGCATACGGTAGCAGGAGTTGTAAACGTGGCATCGGGTAAATCTTTGACCGTTACCGTTTTGGTGATGCTGCTGTTGCAAACTCCGTCGCCGATGGTCAGGGTTACATTATAGTCTCCGGGGGCTGCA
This is a stretch of genomic DNA from Sphingobacteriales bacterium. It encodes these proteins:
- a CDS encoding PKD domain-containing protein, giving the protein MIKSLLLTLSLCCFIAIIVHAQPNPCDPDSSPVIVSADITNACGNYWTPSQEYLGSISVNAANGTLPYTYSWSHDLTLNSPIATGFPVGTYCVTVTDVNGCYVSECFDVEPIVNITIESDPVIYCDTPYPTTYTLTAYGSGGFSSYNYLWNTGSTTQSITTSPSTPTTYTVTVTDSNGCTNSLSIGAEGNIPVQTEPATCGLCNGSIGVSQDNSYLVTGNGLGSGTTLSGPFVLGGLCPGNYQVQTVDGGCSTPAPIVNINLPFSADAAFNTSIGNADVLYACTGQNIQFTASESNLQVNWDFGEPTSLTNTSTLFNPTYIYQNAGTYTVTLYAEGCTDADTLIRTVVIEQGIAPDITCASLVCPGEEETYTTSAVCDNYNWTVTGGNIIAGQNTAGITVVWDDIPEGTVELTIGDCDGSTVCDPTGSILVPVISNNHQIEGPALVCQGDYALYSVPQYGGVTYNWSIVPPSAGEIVWQSFNQAGINWISDGVVRVGMSSFLLDCTSVNELPVEVNLKYQINGTENVCAGSQITCSASIGVHNWTVSGNASIVGNSTNVNSVVVEAGDDGSFTVTAMPVNIADYCNYPQQFQTNITPLPAIPVVTGNLLVCSGNGYSYQIAAPVTGLIYLWTVTGGTPASGNGTSKNIVWQPGFDEYNISVVAQSINEPFCESEPGSLVAVPLQNLQITGTDQICAGEKASYTATPLLDDIDYVWTISPPEAGSVIGGQGSNIIEVQWNSGIPDALLTVSACGISAQTGITIFQTITPVIVQSGILCAGSSVQLSVLPDTYSAYQWNNPAVTGNTVTITNSGNYIVTVTDSNGCQTIGTYSIQSVPLPDAYIYVEGENTFCTNNPQNVNINALVGEGFIHEWLVNNIPVGNNTPIITHTGTNSVSSTSYSVLVTDSNGCQNLSNNVSIIQMNCGIGSPPPPDCPGCPICYDCVPPGPGPSICYVAPGTVVSLTALPTSDCNTIDFTNNSTATPYGYSWDFGDGSPIVTVPDTAPQTHVYNQPGYYLARIFANYPSVPPTVPLACALVGTEPVFIRHKAGFETAPFCFNTPTQFIDYSVHIPTTVITTWFWEFGDGTNSTETNPEHLYAAPGDYNVTLTIGDGVCNSSITKTVTVKDLPDATFTTPATVCEGTPAAFTPAVNPDAILWDWTFGNGAAVSTQFPEQSYLTAGTYNVNMTVTDNIGCTNSGVQTIEVLPVNSGTISLSPPTACGWETITLTAPTGATYQWSNAMTSGSISVWQSGIYNVTVTQSNGCQFTTPSAPVNIEPLPPAVISPNISSLVLCPGTSVTLNADAGPSYLYSWSNGMNSPSVTIHHSGIPASGINLHVTVTDPESGCFNVSDVVNLQRSNINPPHIYPYSSYLSPYLHICEGESVGLTATHLSLSNFVWNTGHVGNIITVDSPGTYTVSVTNADGCVAANSKTVLVNSGGDMSAIPVGCYDFCELDTFMVPNIYTGYQWLLNGLPVAGATSNEFVPPQSGDYQLQITTVWGCKDTSDVISLNLLDCLDCIVSSSFIFENNCTEVLFTSLSDGNGTLEYEWNFGDGNTSSIPNPIHVYSFSGNYNVCLTTINTAADADVCSETYCETITVFGAEILNITTDSVTDAACGDSDGMIQITVSGVSPPYQFMWSDMSTDEDRFNLPVGVYDLTVTDAGGCSVTASFTIAGLPIDASTLNCLNVSNNELTVYWETAIGATGYEISLDGDVPITLTPDILDYTFTGLSPDTDYTIILLALAPPSCNNGLPAQVTCTTLPDPCAQSTLSAVTIITDADCGETNGSISLNISDGQPPYTYLWNDFSTDANLTNIGAGSYAVTVTDALGCTASAIANVSELITTPVLTCLSATETEIVITWEMVIGATGYEISLNGDTPIALLPDVIDYTFTGLAPDTEYTISLLVLAPPSCNNGQPVQVTCTTLPDPCAQSTLSAVTIIADADCGETNGSISLNISDGQPPYTYLWNDFSADASLTNIGAGSYSVTVTDALGCTVSAIANVSELITMPVLICLSATQTEIVIAWEMVIGAIGYEISLNGNTPIALLPDVIDYTFTGLATDTDYTFTLNVLMLPTCINSEPAQITCTTLPDPCAQSTLSAVTIITDADCGETNGGISLNISDGQPPYTYLWSNFSADASLTNIGAGSYGVTVTDALGCTASATANVSELITTPVLTCLSATENEIVIAWETVSGATGYEISLNGNTPIALLPDVLDYTFTGLAPDTEYTFSFTVSASENCGAGNTTVVSCMTEQYICLTESIGATLSADLLLVQYGEPVTLSVNAFGLWGSLTYEWTAGGLPFACQDSICTFYPLDPTTYTVLVTDIFGCTASASIDIDVRMPNRMLIPNAFSPNGDAINNIFRVAGYNIESYRLSVWNRMGQKVYDGGYTSDISQGWDGRYHGKDAELGVYNYIANVRYKDGTEENLKGNVTLIR